A genomic stretch from Frigoribacterium sp. PvP032 includes:
- a CDS encoding phosphate ABC transporter substrate-binding protein PstS, producing the protein MNFKRTGSIVAIAAVGTMLLASCASNEAGSGTSTEGASSDLSGTIAGIGASSQQAAQEAWVAGFQTANPDVTVNYDPQGSGGGRESFISGAAAFAGSDRAFKTDEISSSTFAGCTPDTGIVELPAYVSPIAVVYNLDGVDELNLAPATIAGIFAGTITSWDAPEIAADNPDADLPSTPITAVHRSDDSGTTENFTDYLNKTAPDVWTAEADGVWPFETGEGANQTSGMIDAVTNGTGTIGYADASRAGDLGVAKIKVGEEFVEYSAEAAAAIVDASPEEEGRTEGDIAIELDRTSTEEGVYPIVLVSYLIGCESYEDAEQGALVKSYFEYVTSDEGQQVAADAAGSAPISSTLSGQVADAIALIK; encoded by the coding sequence GTGAACTTCAAGCGCACCGGCAGCATCGTGGCGATCGCCGCGGTCGGCACCATGCTCCTCGCGTCCTGCGCCTCCAACGAGGCCGGCTCCGGCACCTCGACCGAGGGCGCCTCCTCCGACCTCTCCGGCACGATCGCCGGCATCGGCGCCTCGTCGCAGCAGGCAGCCCAGGAGGCCTGGGTCGCCGGCTTCCAGACCGCCAACCCCGACGTGACCGTCAACTACGACCCGCAGGGCTCCGGCGGCGGCCGTGAGAGCTTCATCTCCGGCGCCGCGGCCTTCGCCGGCTCGGACCGCGCGTTCAAGACCGACGAGATCTCGTCGAGCACCTTCGCGGGCTGCACGCCCGACACCGGCATCGTCGAGCTGCCCGCCTACGTCTCGCCCATCGCGGTCGTCTACAACCTCGACGGTGTCGACGAGCTCAACCTCGCCCCCGCCACCATCGCCGGCATCTTCGCCGGGACGATCACCTCGTGGGACGCCCCGGAGATCGCGGCGGACAACCCCGACGCCGACCTCCCCAGCACGCCCATCACGGCCGTGCACCGCTCGGACGACTCGGGCACCACCGAGAACTTCACCGACTACCTCAACAAGACGGCTCCCGACGTGTGGACCGCCGAGGCGGACGGCGTGTGGCCCTTCGAGACCGGCGAGGGCGCGAACCAGACGTCGGGCATGATCGACGCCGTGACCAACGGCACCGGCACCATCGGCTACGCGGACGCCTCGCGCGCCGGAGACCTCGGCGTCGCGAAGATCAAGGTCGGCGAGGAGTTCGTCGAGTACTCGGCCGAGGCCGCCGCCGCCATCGTCGATGCCTCCCCTGAGGAGGAGGGCCGGACCGAGGGCGACATCGCCATCGAGCTCGACCGCACCTCGACCGAGGAAGGCGTCTACCCGATCGTCCTCGTGAGCTACCTGATCGGCTGCGAGTCGTACGAAGACGCCGAGCAGGGCGCGCTCGTGAAGTCGTACTTCGAGTACGTCACGAGCGACGAGGGCCAGCAGGTCGCGGCCGACGCCGCCGGCTCGGCTCCCATCTCGAGCACCCTCTCGGGCCAGGTCGCCGACGCGATCGCGCTCATCAAGTAG
- the pstC gene encoding phosphate ABC transporter permease subunit PstC, which produces MTAPASTATKVRAPRAPRRPADRIFSGSTIVAGGLILAILAAVALFLIVQSVPALTADPSDISLSGFPDSFWQYVGPLAFGTVYAAALALVMALPVAIGIALFISHYAPRRLAAGLGYVIDLLAAVPSVVFGLWGGIVLAPAVQPVYSWMTDNLGWFPLFAGPVSGTGRTLLTASIVLAVMILPIITALSREVFLQTPTLHEEAALALGATRWEMIQVAVLPFGRPGIISASMLGLGRALGETMAVALVLSPALVINPAILTSTNSSTIAANIALRFPEAHDIGINTLIATGLVLFVITLVVNSIARIVINRRKAFSGAN; this is translated from the coding sequence ATGACCGCCCCCGCATCGACCGCCACGAAGGTCAGAGCACCTCGTGCGCCGCGTCGCCCCGCAGACAGGATCTTCTCGGGCAGCACGATCGTCGCCGGCGGTCTCATCCTCGCCATACTCGCCGCCGTCGCGCTGTTCCTGATCGTCCAGAGCGTCCCCGCCCTCACCGCAGACCCGTCGGACATCTCCCTCTCGGGCTTCCCCGACTCGTTCTGGCAGTACGTCGGACCGCTCGCCTTCGGCACGGTCTACGCAGCGGCGCTCGCCCTCGTCATGGCCCTCCCCGTGGCCATCGGCATCGCGCTCTTCATCTCGCACTACGCGCCCCGCCGCCTGGCCGCGGGCCTCGGCTACGTCATCGACCTTCTGGCCGCCGTGCCGTCGGTGGTCTTCGGCCTGTGGGGAGGCATCGTCCTCGCGCCCGCGGTCCAGCCCGTCTACTCGTGGATGACCGACAACCTCGGCTGGTTCCCGCTCTTCGCCGGTCCCGTGTCGGGCACCGGCCGCACGCTGCTGACCGCCTCCATCGTGCTCGCGGTGATGATCCTGCCGATCATCACCGCGCTGAGCCGCGAGGTGTTCCTGCAGACGCCGACCCTGCACGAGGAGGCGGCCCTCGCGCTGGGTGCCACCCGTTGGGAGATGATCCAGGTGGCGGTCCTGCCCTTCGGCCGCCCCGGCATCATCTCGGCCTCGATGCTCGGCCTCGGCCGGGCCCTCGGCGAGACCATGGCCGTCGCGCTCGTGCTGTCGCCGGCGCTCGTCATCAACCCGGCGATCCTCACCTCGACGAACTCGTCGACGATCGCCGCCAACATCGCCCTGAGGTTCCCCGAGGCGCACGACATCGGCATCAACACCCTCATCGCGACCGGTCTCGTCCTGTTCGTCATCACGCTGGTCGTCAACTCGATCGCCCGCATCGTCATCAACCGCCGCAAGGCCTTCTCCGGAGCGAACTGA
- the pstA gene encoding phosphate ABC transporter permease PstA, with product MATTTQDRPRTASRTVNTLTTGRLPKGAPLVILAGSWAIMLVVFGLLQAGGVTETFNWVAAIVLGTILYAALVFVISMQVEGIRRAKDRVVTTLVSAAFILALIPLISVLFTVVTSGAARFDGDFFAMSMRNVVGAGGGGLHALTGTLLITALAAVISVPIGLLTAIYLVEYGRGRLARAITFFVDVMTGIPSIVAGLFAYALFVIFFGEGVRMGAAGSVALAVLMIPVVVRSTEEMLKLVPNELREAAYALGVPKWLTILKVVLPTSIAGITTGVMLSIARVIGETAPLLITAGFTASMNYDLFDGRMQSLPVFAYSSYVSQGTDATAYIDRAWTSALTLILIVMALNLLARLIARLFAPKLGR from the coding sequence ATGGCCACCACCACCCAGGACCGTCCCCGCACGGCCAGCCGCACCGTCAACACCCTCACCACCGGACGCCTGCCCAAGGGCGCGCCGCTGGTCATCCTCGCCGGCAGCTGGGCGATCATGCTCGTCGTCTTCGGCCTGCTCCAGGCCGGCGGCGTCACCGAGACCTTCAACTGGGTCGCCGCGATCGTGCTCGGCACGATCCTCTACGCCGCGCTCGTGTTCGTCATCTCGATGCAGGTCGAGGGCATCCGCCGCGCGAAGGACCGCGTCGTCACGACCCTGGTCAGCGCCGCGTTCATCCTCGCGCTGATCCCGCTCATCTCGGTCCTCTTCACCGTCGTGACCTCCGGCGCGGCTCGCTTCGACGGCGACTTCTTCGCCATGTCGATGCGCAACGTGGTCGGCGCGGGCGGCGGCGGGCTGCACGCCCTCACCGGCACCCTGCTGATCACGGCCCTGGCCGCCGTGATCTCGGTGCCGATCGGTCTGCTCACGGCCATCTACCTCGTCGAGTACGGCCGCGGCCGCCTGGCGCGCGCGATCACCTTCTTCGTCGACGTCATGACGGGCATCCCGTCGATCGTCGCCGGCCTGTTCGCCTACGCCCTGTTCGTGATCTTCTTCGGCGAGGGCGTCCGCATGGGCGCCGCCGGCTCGGTGGCCCTGGCCGTGCTGATGATCCCCGTCGTCGTGCGCAGCACGGAGGAGATGCTCAAGCTCGTCCCGAACGAGCTGCGCGAGGCCGCCTACGCGCTCGGCGTGCCGAAGTGGCTGACGATCCTCAAGGTCGTGCTCCCCACCTCCATCGCGGGCATCACCACCGGCGTCATGCTCTCGATCGCCCGCGTCATCGGCGAGACGGCCCCGCTGCTCATCACCGCCGGCTTCACGGCGAGCATGAACTACGACCTGTTCGACGGCCGCATGCAGTCGCTGCCGGTCTTCGCCTACAGCTCGTACGTCAGCCAGGGCACCGACGCCACCGCCTACATCGACCGCGCGTGGACCTCGGCCCTGACGCTGATCCTCATCGTCATGGCGCTGAACCTGCTGGCCCGCCTCATCGCGCGCCTCTTCGCCCCCAAGCTCGGCCGCTGA
- the pstB gene encoding phosphate ABC transporter ATP-binding protein PstB has product MSKRIEVKDLNVYYSKFKAVEDVNITIEPRTVTAFIGPSGCGKSTFLRTLNRMHEVIPGAYVDGEVLIDGNDLYSPGVDPVLVRRQVGMVFQRPNPFPTMSIRDNVLAGVKLNNRRMGKGEQDDLVESSLQGANLWNEVKDRLDKPGSGLSGGQQQRLCIARAVAVSPDVILMDEPCSALDPISTLAIEDLIEELKQQYTIVIVTHNMQQASRVSDKTAFFNIAGTGKPGKLIEYDDTATMFSKPSVQATEDYVSGRFG; this is encoded by the coding sequence ATGTCCAAGCGCATCGAGGTCAAGGACCTCAACGTCTACTACAGCAAGTTCAAGGCCGTCGAGGACGTCAACATCACCATCGAGCCCCGCACCGTCACGGCCTTCATCGGCCCGTCCGGCTGCGGCAAGTCGACGTTCCTCCGCACTCTGAACCGCATGCACGAGGTCATCCCCGGCGCCTACGTCGACGGCGAGGTGCTGATCGACGGCAACGACCTGTACAGCCCCGGTGTCGACCCCGTGCTCGTCCGCCGTCAGGTCGGCATGGTGTTCCAGCGCCCGAACCCGTTCCCCACCATGAGCATCCGCGACAACGTGCTCGCCGGCGTGAAGCTCAACAACCGCCGCATGGGCAAGGGCGAGCAGGACGACCTGGTCGAGAGCTCGCTGCAGGGCGCCAACCTCTGGAACGAGGTCAAGGACCGCCTCGACAAGCCCGGCTCCGGTCTCTCGGGCGGCCAGCAGCAGCGTCTCTGCATCGCGCGCGCCGTCGCCGTCTCCCCCGACGTGATCCTGATGGACGAGCCCTGCTCGGCCCTCGACCCGATCTCGACGCTGGCCATCGAGGACCTGATCGAGGAGCTCAAGCAGCAGTACACGATCGTCATCGTGACCCACAACATGCAGCAGGCCAGCCGCGTCAGCGACAAGACGGCCTTCTTCAACATCGCCGGCACCGGCAAGCCCGGCAAGCTCATCGAGTACGACGACACCGCCACGATGTTCTCGAAGCCCAGCGTCCAGGCGACCGAGGACTACGTCTCCGGCCGCTTCGGCTGA
- a CDS encoding anti-sigma factor domain-containing protein, translating into MTYRDDSTTGGNPPHDSLEAMSGAYALDALSDDERHDFETLLEESESTRREVTELRETALLLAHAAPPVMPSAALRASIMDAIVGLPQLPAQTTSDSASQTPAAAQVAGGAGDDHEIARPGRHAVPEMEPSESETAARVIEPTGAARARWFTRPVAMLGVAAAAAALFFGGGALLSEVTGPSQQQGPTASSIDEIYAAGDFQRTVTDVSTGGTATLVWSNELKRSAVVLDGLTSLPGDQTYELWYIGADGAVPAGTFDTDTDSTVTKVLKGEMKPGDTIGLTVEPAGGSEQPTSDPIMAVQAA; encoded by the coding sequence GTGACCTACCGCGACGACTCCACCACTGGCGGCAACCCGCCCCACGACTCGCTCGAGGCGATGTCGGGTGCCTACGCACTCGACGCCCTGAGCGACGACGAACGACACGACTTCGAGACTCTGCTGGAGGAGTCCGAGAGCACCAGAAGGGAAGTGACCGAATTGAGAGAGACCGCATTGCTGCTCGCCCACGCGGCACCGCCCGTGATGCCTTCGGCCGCCCTCCGCGCGAGCATCATGGACGCCATCGTCGGGCTGCCTCAGCTGCCCGCCCAGACCACCTCCGACTCTGCCTCGCAGACGCCGGCAGCGGCCCAGGTCGCAGGAGGCGCGGGTGACGACCACGAGATCGCCCGCCCCGGCCGCCACGCCGTCCCCGAGATGGAGCCGAGCGAGTCCGAGACCGCTGCCAGGGTGATCGAGCCGACGGGTGCCGCCCGTGCCCGCTGGTTCACCCGTCCCGTCGCGATGCTCGGCGTCGCCGCGGCAGCCGCTGCGCTCTTCTTCGGAGGAGGCGCGCTGCTGTCCGAGGTCACCGGCCCGAGCCAGCAGCAGGGGCCCACGGCCTCTTCGATAGACGAGATCTACGCGGCGGGCGACTTCCAGCGCACGGTCACCGACGTCAGCACCGGCGGCACCGCGACGCTGGTCTGGTCGAACGAGCTCAAGCGCTCGGCGGTCGTCCTCGACGGCCTCACGTCGCTGCCCGGCGACCAGACGTACGAGCTCTGGTACATCGGCGCCGACGGTGCCGTCCCCGCCGGCACGTTCGACACCGACACCGACTCGACGGTCACCAAGGTGCTCAAGGGCGAGATGAAGCCCGGCGACACCATCGGCCTGACGGTCGAGCCCGCCGGCGGCTCCGAGCAGCCCACGAGCGACCCGATCATGGCCGTGCAGGCCGCGTAG
- the sigK gene encoding ECF RNA polymerase sigma factor SigK, protein MLKLVTHDIETPQEEARASTPDELLVKVAQADRVAFAELYDQTAPRVMGLIKRLLKDHSQSEEVTQEVFLEIWQNAARFDTTRGSASSWMLTMAHRRAVDRVRASQAGRDRDLKIGVRDLEPGYDSVTESVEIRIEHERVERALGRLTELQSQAVRLAYYGGYSHSEVAAMLGVPIGTVKTRLRDGMIRLRDEMGVAS, encoded by the coding sequence ATGCTGAAGCTCGTGACCCATGACATCGAGACTCCCCAGGAAGAGGCGCGTGCGTCGACACCTGACGAGCTCCTCGTGAAGGTCGCCCAGGCCGATCGAGTGGCCTTCGCCGAGCTGTACGACCAGACCGCACCCCGTGTGATGGGCCTGATCAAGCGGCTCCTGAAAGACCACTCGCAGTCAGAGGAGGTCACCCAGGAGGTGTTCCTCGAGATCTGGCAGAACGCCGCTCGCTTCGACACCACCCGGGGCAGCGCCTCCAGCTGGATGTTGACGATGGCCCACCGCCGGGCCGTCGACCGTGTCCGCGCCTCGCAGGCCGGCCGCGACCGAGACCTCAAGATCGGCGTGCGCGACCTGGAGCCCGGCTACGACTCGGTCACCGAGTCCGTCGAGATCCGGATCGAGCACGAGCGCGTCGAGCGTGCACTGGGACGACTCACGGAGCTCCAGAGCCAGGCCGTCAGGCTGGCGTACTACGGCGGCTACAGCCACAGCGAGGTGGCCGCGATGCTGGGGGTGCCGATCGGCACCGTCAAGACGAGGTTGCGCGACGGCATGATCCGCCTGCGCGACGAGATGGGAGTGGCATCGTGA
- a CDS encoding DNA-directed RNA polymerase subunit beta, whose protein sequence is MPRDFHRPTQFPSAAFEAFQGGDDPATVNRIAHESAAALVARVKHDPQPEILDRLVSFSDEHGIDVVAELWARAAPHTLPGALWRIYLVRAVIRQAPEEVTYLFDRGVETSTTIDPIVAGAPTPATPAEVLALADLILRGVFDGDFAVALERGAAFCRLAAAGATTVADEQDTIGSDLASTLTRRALRLSELGVDLTACAALWRDGSLD, encoded by the coding sequence ATGCCCAGAGACTTCCACCGCCCGACCCAGTTCCCCAGCGCCGCCTTCGAGGCGTTCCAGGGAGGCGACGACCCGGCGACCGTGAACCGGATCGCGCACGAGTCGGCCGCCGCCCTCGTCGCGAGGGTGAAGCACGACCCGCAGCCCGAGATCCTCGACCGGCTCGTCTCGTTCAGCGACGAGCACGGCATCGACGTCGTCGCCGAGCTGTGGGCCCGGGCTGCTCCGCACACCCTGCCGGGCGCGCTGTGGCGGATCTACCTCGTGCGCGCGGTCATCCGTCAGGCGCCGGAGGAGGTCACGTACCTCTTCGACCGCGGCGTCGAGACGTCGACCACCATCGACCCGATCGTCGCCGGGGCCCCGACGCCCGCGACCCCGGCCGAGGTGCTCGCGCTGGCCGACCTCATCCTCCGCGGGGTGTTCGACGGCGACTTCGCGGTCGCGCTCGAGCGCGGCGCGGCCTTCTGCCGCCTGGCGGCGGCCGGCGCCACGACGGTGGCCGACGAGCAGGACACGATCGGCTCGGACCTCGCCTCGACGCTGACCCGGCGTGCGCTCCGCCTCTCAGAGCTCGGCGTCGACCTCACCGCCTGCGCTGCGCTCTGGCGCGACGGCAGCCTCGACTGA